The DNA window AACGCTGTCAACCTATCAAATGCTGACCCATCGGCCTCACAAAGATGAGGATTTTCCGCACTTGAAACTCTTTCAGGCTCAAAACTGGGGACTTATTATTTATGACGAGGTCCATATGTTGCCGGCACCGGTGTTTCGGATGACAGCCGAAGTTCAGGCCCGACGCCGATTGGGACTGACCGCAACCTTGATTCGTGAAGACGGACGCGAAGGCGACGTGTTTAGTCTCATCGGACCCAAAAAATACGACGTCCCCTGGCGTGACCTGGAAGGTCGAGGCTGGATTGCCGAGGCGATTTGCACCGAAGTTCGCTGCAAAATGCTGCGCGAAATTCGAATGAGTTATGCCATTGCCTCAAATCGCGAAAAATTTCGGATTGCCTCGGAAAATCCGGTGAAACTTCATCTGGCCAACAAAATCCGGGAGCGTCATCCAAACTCGCCAACCCTTATCATTGGCCAGTATCTTGACCAGTTGAAACATTTTGCCGGAATGTTGAATGTGCCGCTTGTGACCGGAAAAACACCTCAACGCGAACGTGATCGCATTTACCAGCAATTTCGAACCGGTGAACTCAATCTCCTGGTTTTGTCGAAGGTCGGAAACTTTGCCTTGGATCTGCCGGATGCTGAAGTGCTCATTCAGGTCTCTGGAACCTTTGGTTCGCGTCAGGAAGAAGCGCAACGACTGGGGCGAGTGCTGCGCCCCAAAGCAATCGGGGTTCAGGCTCATTTTTACACTCTGGTCAGTCGCGAAACCGAGGAAGAATCCTTTGCTCACCACCGCCAGTTGTTTCTAGCCGAACAAGGGTATTCCTATTCCATTCTTGATGAGGACGAACTGTGAGCTACGACTCGATCATACGCACTCCCGAAACCTTGTTTAAACCATCAATTCTCGCTGAGGTGTTGTCAACATTTGGTGCTGATGATGTGAAGCGGATTGCAGTCACCTATCTTGGAAAAGGTACCAAACTCAACAAAGCCGACTGTATCAAAGCACTGACCAAGGCTCTGGTAACCCCAAAGGCAATCCATCAAGCCGTGGCCGATTTTTCAGATTTTGAGCGAACCGCGCTTGGTTTGATCAAGCTTCGCGGTCAATCCTGGGCCTCGGTTGAAGAACTGGCATTGGAATGTCTGATGCTGAAACCGGAAAAGTTACCCGCCGACCTTCTTTCCCGTGGGTATTACTCCACAAGTCATAAACATTATGGTCGCCTCAATGAGTTGTTGCGGAAAGGGATTGTTTTTCCGCTCACGGGTAATCATCTGGATCTCAGTAGTTACCACCACAGTTTTGAAGTCGCGGCCAATCCGCTGGTTTTAAACGAAATCCGGGGCATCCAACTTCCATCGCTTTCCATTCAGCCAGTTGACGGGCCGCAACTGGCGCGGTTTGTCAAACGCCCAAGCGAAATCGTCCTGCGGTTGGTGGCCTTTGAACAGGCAATAACCAAAGTCGGTGCGATGAACCTGACCGCCAAGGGAATTCCAGCCAAGACGATCTTTCCAAAGTTGCAAAAGCTGCTCGGATGGGAAGATTCGTCAAAATCGCCATTCGCGTTCACTGACCCAGTGGCGTTTTTCTTCTGGCTCTTTCGCGCCGCCGGGGTGCTGCAGTTTCAATTTGATGTTCGCGAAGTTCTGGTTCTGCGGCAGAACAGTCCAATCAGCCAGCCCTATCTTCAACAGGTAACGCAATGGCTCAAGGCGTATCGGTCCATCGTTTCCTGGCACGAGCCTTGTCCCCCCGGGTTGTACCTTTATTATCGGGATGAAGACCGGATTCGCGAGACCACGTTCAATGGATTTCGGGCTGCCCTGTTACTGGCGCTGGGAATGCTTCCTGATCCAACTGCCTGGTATCGCATTTCACACCTGTCAGAAGCTCTGTATGGGCAATTAGGCTACTCATTTACCCTGGGCCGCAACTCCAATAGTTTGCATTTCTGGCGCGAGAAAAGCCTTGAAGAGAAAAAACGGGCGATTGACGAATGGAAAGCATCGCATCGGAAAAACTGGGACAGCCACGACGAAGTTTTTATTCGGCAGGCACTGTATGGCCCGCTCTTCCAACTTGGGGTGGTCGAATTTGCCGGTGATGATGACAAACCCGGCCAGCCGGGATGTTTTCGGCTGACTGAAGTTGGTCGGGTGGCCCTGGCACGAATGTATGGACAATCCGTTGAATCATCCTCCACAAAGTTCATTCCACAGCCAGACAAACCCTGCTGGCTGATTCAACCAAATTTTGACGTGATGGTATATCTGGAATCGGCTTCGGCTGAACAATTATCGTTGATTGAGCGTGTCGGATCACGCCAGCACGTGGATGCCTCCACCGCCACCTACCGGTTGACTCGGGACGCAACCTATCAGGCGTTGGAATCAGGGTTGAACATCGAAGGAATTATTCGGCAATTGCAAGCATCAAGCCTGAAACCCATGCCCGAAGCGGTTATTCGGTCCATGACGGATTGGGCCAGTCGTCGGGAACGACTTTCAGTGCATTTAAACGCTCAGGTTCTGGAGTTTGAGTCGGCCCAGGCACGGGAAAAGGCGTTGAAATCAGGTCAGGTGACCGGTGAACCAATTGGCGACACGTTTCTGCTGGTCACATCCGCGGTGAAAAACCTGTCGGCATTTTCAGTCATCGCCTATGAGCCCGCGCTCCCACGGTGCATTTCAGTCGAAGACACAGGCCGCATCCTGGTGCATCGTGACCTGCGTGACCTGCTGATTGTGGATCAACTTTCCGAACTGGCCGAACCAATCGGCACTGATCAGATGGAGTGGCATATTACTGAAAAAAGCGTCCGGGCCGCGATGAAAAAAGGCTGGACCGTAAGCGAGATTTTGAATCAACTCCATCGGCGGGTGAATCGCAACCTGCCGCCCGTGCTGAATTTGGCTATTCAATGCTGGGGCGGAGCGGCCTTACCCGAGCCAACAACACTCAAAAAACAGGTTGTGCTCCAACTCCCAACCCACGATCTGGCCGAGGCAATTGCCAACAGTTCGCACTTTATGCAGTTTATCGGAGAACAGATTGGTCCACGAGCGTTTCTGATCCCAGATGTTCTTGCCGAAATGATGCACCAGTTGCTGATTCAATATGGGTTTATTGAAAAAACCACTCCACTCAATACTGATAATCCCACACCTCAACGAAAAAAGAAGCAATCATAACCTGAAAACGAGTTCCCGCCATGTCAAAGAAAACCCCAGTTTCTCACGAATCTAAACCCATTCTCCACTCACGCCTGACGCTCCTGGAGGTATCAGACCCCGAGCTGCTGGAGGAATTAAAAATGGACCGCAAGCTTGGTCCATTGATGGTTCGAAGTTTATCAGCCTGTGTGGCCGTGATTTCACCGGGTTCGGGAAATGCCTTTATCAAACACCTGCTCAAAGCAGGCCATACCCCAAAAATTATCGAGTCGGCTACATAATCATTTTGGGCTGAGGGCATCGGGCTGAGGGAAATACAATTTTTTCAATCATTTAGCCTTCCCGTAACACGAGGTATTCATTCCAAAATGGTATTAAATTTGGTCCAGGATGTGTTGGGCCTCGGAAAAAAATCCTTCAACCGCTTTGGCAACCCGTGACTCCAGGCTCTGAATATGCCCGCGCTGGGCAATGAACCGGGCACTGATGAACTCAGTTTCCCCCATTTGAAATTGAAACTGGAGGCCCCGCTGATTCTGGTCATTGGCAAATGCCGTCAACAGGGTTTCAAGATTGATCACCGATTCTTCCAGTTGAATGGGAATAACCATTCCTTTTCGAGGTGCAATTGAATCCGCACCTTGCTGAACTGGCGGTGGCGACGGCAAGGGAACTGGCGGCGGAGTGGGTTCGGCTGACCATTCATCGGCGATGGAGAGGTCCATGATTTTCGTCTCGATCACTTCAACCGGTTTGGCTTCCAGTGGAGAGGTGGTGCCATTCGGCTCCGGCTCCATTCTTGAAGACACAGGTTGGTGAGGTGACGCCGGCGTGTCTGGGAAATCTGATTCTTCCGGCGCGGGTCGAGAGGGAAAATCCGGTCGGGATCCCCATTGTTTGGGCTGGTTGCGACGACCGTGAGTTGGCGGCGGATTGGAATCCACCATGGTTTTAATCAATTCATACACTGAATCACGCGAATCCTTCATCGGGATCTCATCAATGGCCTGGACAAGCTGGTCGTTACTCAAACTTTGGATCTTGTGTTTCAGCGGCCCCGGAACATACTGGAACTGGGTTTCAATGGCCTGGTACAACTGCCGCCGGAGGTCATATTTATTCACTGGCTGGTACTGGTTTGGTTGCGACATGAATTTATTAACGTTTGGTTTCATAGTTCACAAGTAGCTCTCCATAAAGGTACGGTCGTACTCGACATTCTGGCTTGAATTGATGGTATTGCCTTTGAGATCAAGGGCTTTCAATTCAGGACTTCCGCCTTCGTCTTCGATTCCCCGTGTGTGTCATCATCAGGAAATGAGAGTTCCGAAATGATGAACTGCTTCCTTGATCCAGCATCTGGATTTTCAGGGTTGCATCTTTCATCTCTCGTAACGGATAAACTACCTAATGGCATCTTCCCAATCAGTGGTCCGCATAAAAACTGGACGTGTTTGCGCAAAACATCAATAACACACACTTCTCAACTGTCGTGGACCGAAAACTATTGAAGGATTTTGCTATTTAGGATTGGATGGCTTCCAAAATACAAAACAATGTCTGGCGAATCAAGATAATCTTGTGGTAATTGAACCAGTCGTTGAAATGAATGATGACCCTTATGAAATTGTATTCTGAACTGGCCAGTTGGTTTCACCTGTTGACCCCGCCCTCGGACTATACTGAAGAGGCGGCATGCTATGCGGCTCTCATGGATCGGCTTGGTGTGCCGCCGGAGGCTTCCCTGCTGGAGCTTGGCGCCGGAGGCGGGAACAACGCGTCGTTTTTAAAACAGCGGTTTACCCTGACGCTGGTTGATCTATCTCCCGACATGCTCGACCAGAGTCGGCAATTGAACCCGGAATGCGAGCATGTGGTTGGCGATATGCGTTCGGTTCGGCTCAATCGTTGGTTTGACGTGGTTTTTGTTCACGATGCGGTGATGTATCTAACCACCCAGGCCGACCTTGACCAGATGCTGGAAACCGCCTGGATCCATCTTCGCCCTGGCGGCGTGCTCATCCTCGTTCCAGACTGCACCCTCGAAACGTTTCAGGAAACAACCGCTCACCATGGGCACGATGGCTCGGATGGCCGATCATTGAGATATTTGGAGTGGACCTTTGACCCTAACCCGGATGACACTCACTACACCGTGGTTTTTTCACTGGTCCTCAAGGAGGCCAGCGGCACCATCCGTTTTGAGCAGGATATCCATTCGTTTGGTGTGTTTTCGCGGGCTGTTTGGCTCAATTCCCTGGAGAAAGTTGGATTTGCCGCCCACGAAGAGATTGAACCCGAAGGGATACTTTTTGTGGGGCAAAAGCCCCATGCCTGATTATCTGGGTTGGCTGGCAGTTCCCAGCGGTGCAGATGGAGTCAAATGGCTCTTTTTTGGCTTTACCTGTTTGTTTCTCCCCTGGATGGCCTATCAAAGCCGGAAAGGATTCAAAAACCTTGATCCGGAAACCCTGCGACATTTTTCCAGGGTGGGGAGTTATATCAGCTCTATCATTATCCTTTTGGTATTGCTGGCGCTGTCGGTTGGCACAGCCTGGTCCCACGGCCTGGAACTGATCCCGATTCACATCTTTACCTTGCGAGCGCTGGTTGCCTTCGTGATTCTCCTGAGCAGTGTTCTGACGCTGCTGAGAATTTTTTTACCCGTGGCGGTGCGGGAACCAGTGCTTCGATACATCATCCCAACCACAAAGGCTGAATTTGTCTGGTTTAGCGCCCTGTCGCTGCTGGCGGGACTGGCCGAGGAAATTGCATTTCGTGGGGTTTTGACTTCGCTGCTGCAACAATCCTGGGACTCATACTGGCTGGCAACCCTGGTCAGCGCCTTGATGTTTGGGCTGGCTCATCTGCTGCAGGGTGTTCGTGGAGTCGTCGTGGCAGCCTGTTTCGGACTCGTCAATCAGTTGGTGACAGGCTGGACCGGATCGCTTCTGGTGGCCATTGTGGTGCATGCCCTCTATGACATCATTGCGGGCTACTGGCTGGCCCGGTATTTGAGGGCTGAGTACAAGTCCCCATAAAAGAGGGATGAGAGATGAAGGATGAGGGATGAAAGAAAACCAGTTCTTCAGCCCGAAGTTTTCAGCCCGTTTTCTTCAGCCCCATCAAAAGACTTCTCATTTTTTTGATTCCGGAGTATTTTTTAGCTCTTGACCAGGGTCAACCCACTTACGTGTTTCTTCTCCAGCCCATGAAAGCCTTTCACCTGAGCGACGAGTTTATCGACGCTGAAGCCGAACGTCAGATGATCGCTGCCATTGCCCAACGCCCCGACCTGTTTTGGGAATTGGGCGAACTGTTGCGGCCTGATGTTTTTTCGGCTGAAAGTGCAAGTTGGGCACGGCTGGTGTATGAAATTGAGGAACGCGCGCCGATTACGCAAGGGCACGCCTGGGAACCAGCCCGCAATCCGCAAGCAACAGCCCAGCATTTAGCCGATTTATTTCAGCGACGACTCCTGGCTGGAACTCACGAACAACTGGCCGCTGGATTGTTTACCAATGCGCCGGTTTCAGACCTTGTCAGCCAGCTTGAATCGGAAACCCTTCGGATCAAAACCACGGTCAAGGAATCAGTTACCGGGAACCTCCAATGGGGCGACGCCCTGGTGGAGGATGTACTGGCCGAGGCTATTCGATTAGCTGAAGAACGCGCCCGACTGGGGGCGGTTGCCACTGGCCTTCCGACTGGAATCCGGAGGCTTGATGAATGGCTCAATGGCCTCAATACCGGGTTGCACCTTCTGGCTGGTTCGCCAGGTGTTGGAAAAACCACCTTTGCGCTACAGATTGCCACGACCGTTGCCCGGACGGTTCCCGTGGTGTATGTCACTTTTGAAAATTCACCGGCAAATTTAATTCTCAAAGCAGTTGCAGGCCGCGCCGGAATCAATCCCCAACACGTCCAGCGTGGATGGGCCGATGTTTCAGCTCTGGAGCAGGCCGCCCAGGAATGGCGTGAGATTGGCCAGCGGGTCGCTTTTATTGAAGGCACCTCAGATTTGACCCTGGCTCAAATCAGGGCCAAGGCTCGCCATGCCATTCACCGCTATCAGGCAACAAAGTGTTTACTGATTATTGATTATCTGCAATTGTGGGCCAAAATGTCGGCTGAAATGCGAGGGCTTTCATCAGTTCGTGAAAAAGTCGAGGTCATGGGCGGCGCCTTACGCGAGCTTTCAACCGCGCTCAAAGTTCCGGTTCTGGCACTGGCCTCACAAAATCGAGCTGGAGGTGATTACGGCGAAGGAAAAGGGAAAGCCGCACTCGACAGCTTGAAAGAATCTGGTGATTTGGAATATACCGCCGACGTGGTGATGTTTTTGACCGCCTCTGATCGCCGGGTTAACAAACCTGCCCGGGCTATTGACCTCACCATTGCCAAAAACCGCAACGGCGAAATTGGAAAAATCGAATTGATCTTCCGCCCGGATTTGTCTGATATGCGCGAAGTCGCCAATCAGGCACGGGGCTGAAAACTTCGGGTTGAAGATTCGAAAGCTCAGGGTTGAAGAAGATGTGTTGCGCTGCGCGCCGGTGCTTCTCTCAAAATGTTGAAGGATAAAAACACTTTAGCTGAAAGTGGTATTCATTTGAAAATGTTACAAATTATTTTTTTGACTAATACTACAACGAGGTTTTAATAAAAAACCGGGTTTTAAGCCCAGGAACTGGGCGGCAGGCACGCTAGCCCAGGGTGCAACCCTGGGACCAACGGCCTGCTCCCCCTCCCGCCCCGCCGGCAACCGCCGTAGGCGGTTGCCGGCGGGGCGGGAGAAATTGGGGATGACCGTCAACCCAGGGTTTCAAAGACTCCACCCTGGGCTACGAGCCATCACCCGCTTCGCAGGTTAAAACCGAAACCTCGTTGTAGTACTAAGTAGAGCGTGTCGCAGAACTCAATCTGTAAAAATCCAACCGGGTTTATTGAGAAGTTGGTGGGGTTGGAAGAGAAGTTGACCATCGATCTTTGACAAATAGACTGAGGAGAACTCAAGCGAGGGCAGTCGCGGA is part of the Acidobacteriota bacterium genome and encodes:
- a CDS encoding DEAD/DEAH box helicase translates to PPPPKTPNTSGRSDCFSHTWSQFSIQGFGFVTLCKFYYLQLILALMIVGLAAMAKVKQSTLILTTSRTSIHQWQRELLEKTTLTVDEVIEYQSDLGHLGPVTLSTYQMLTHRPHKDEDFPHLKLFQAQNWGLIIYDEVHMLPAPVFRMTAEVQARRRLGLTATLIREDGREGDVFSLIGPKKYDVPWRDLEGRGWIAEAICTEVRCKMLREIRMSYAIASNREKFRIASENPVKLHLANKIRERHPNSPTLIIGQYLDQLKHFAGMLNVPLVTGKTPQRERDRIYQQFRTGELNLLVLSKVGNFALDLPDAEVLIQVSGTFGSRQEEAQRLGRVLRPKAIGVQAHFYTLVSRETEEESFAHHRQLFLAEQGYSYSILDEDEL
- a CDS encoding class I SAM-dependent methyltransferase, which gives rise to MKLYSELASWFHLLTPPSDYTEEAACYAALMDRLGVPPEASLLELGAGGGNNASFLKQRFTLTLVDLSPDMLDQSRQLNPECEHVVGDMRSVRLNRWFDVVFVHDAVMYLTTQADLDQMLETAWIHLRPGGVLILVPDCTLETFQETTAHHGHDGSDGRSLRYLEWTFDPNPDDTHYTVVFSLVLKEASGTIRFEQDIHSFGVFSRAVWLNSLEKVGFAAHEEIEPEGILFVGQKPHA
- a CDS encoding CPBP family intramembrane metalloprotease, whose product is MPDYLGWLAVPSGADGVKWLFFGFTCLFLPWMAYQSRKGFKNLDPETLRHFSRVGSYISSIIILLVLLALSVGTAWSHGLELIPIHIFTLRALVAFVILLSSVLTLLRIFLPVAVREPVLRYIIPTTKAEFVWFSALSLLAGLAEEIAFRGVLTSLLQQSWDSYWLATLVSALMFGLAHLLQGVRGVVVAACFGLVNQLVTGWTGSLLVAIVVHALYDIIAGYWLARYLRAEYKSP
- a CDS encoding DnaB-like helicase C-terminal domain-containing protein, translated to MKAFHLSDEFIDAEAERQMIAAIAQRPDLFWELGELLRPDVFSAESASWARLVYEIEERAPITQGHAWEPARNPQATAQHLADLFQRRLLAGTHEQLAAGLFTNAPVSDLVSQLESETLRIKTTVKESVTGNLQWGDALVEDVLAEAIRLAEERARLGAVATGLPTGIRRLDEWLNGLNTGLHLLAGSPGVGKTTFALQIATTVARTVPVVYVTFENSPANLILKAVAGRAGINPQHVQRGWADVSALEQAAQEWREIGQRVAFIEGTSDLTLAQIRAKARHAIHRYQATKCLLIIDYLQLWAKMSAEMRGLSSVREKVEVMGGALRELSTALKVPVLALASQNRAGGDYGEGKGKAALDSLKESGDLEYTADVVMFLTASDRRVNKPARAIDLTIAKNRNGEIGKIELIFRPDLSDMREVANQARG